A genomic segment from Leptolyngbya boryana PCC 6306 encodes:
- the cobA gene encoding uroporphyrinogen-III C-methyltransferase, which translates to MVDTTHSAGIGKVYLVGAGPGDPGLMTLKGKTLLECADVVVYDALVSEPILAMINPIAEKIDAGKRRGRHSMAQSEINQLLIDKAQEAAIVVRLKGGDPFIFGRGGEEMTDLIDAGVPVEMVPGVTSGIAAPAYAGIPLTHRSYSSSVTFVTGHEEAGKYRPAVNWSAIAQGSETIVIYMGVHNLPTIIEQLNQGGLSLETPIAMVRWGTRPEQEELIGTLATMPAQMEAANFGAPAIAVIGNVVNLHEILSECRPQFPNTLRNGDALP; encoded by the coding sequence ATGGTAGATACAACACATTCGGCTGGTATCGGTAAAGTATATTTAGTCGGTGCGGGACCTGGCGATCCCGGTTTGATGACGCTGAAAGGTAAGACTTTGTTAGAGTGCGCGGATGTTGTTGTTTACGATGCGTTAGTGAGTGAGCCGATTTTAGCGATGATCAATCCGATCGCTGAGAAAATCGATGCTGGAAAACGTCGCGGACGGCATTCGATGGCACAGTCTGAAATTAATCAGTTGTTGATCGATAAAGCTCAAGAAGCTGCGATCGTAGTGCGCTTGAAAGGGGGCGATCCGTTTATTTTTGGGCGCGGTGGTGAAGAAATGACGGATCTAATTGATGCAGGTGTGCCTGTCGAAATGGTTCCTGGAGTTACTTCCGGAATTGCGGCTCCTGCTTATGCAGGAATTCCCCTGACGCATCGATCGTATAGTTCATCGGTGACGTTCGTAACCGGGCACGAGGAAGCAGGTAAATATCGTCCGGCAGTCAATTGGAGCGCGATCGCTCAAGGGTCAGAAACGATCGTGATTTACATGGGCGTTCACAATTTGCCGACGATTATTGAACAGTTAAATCAAGGTGGATTGAGTTTAGAAACGCCGATCGCGATGGTCAGATGGGGCACTCGACCGGAGCAAGAGGAATTGATTGGAACCTTAGCGACGATGCCTGCACAGATGGAAGCCGCAAATTTTGGTGCGCCAGCGATCGCGGTAATTGGCAATGTCGTGAACTTACATGAGATTTTGTCTGAGTGCCGTCCACAATTTCCAAATACTTTGAGAAATGGAGATGCTCTGCCATGA
- a CDS encoding HepT-like ribonuclease domain-containing protein — protein MDRDLQSLLDMLQSAQIVMNYIAGRTKNELATDLQFQDAVIRRLLVIGEASNRISKATQQALTTIPWIAINGMRNRLVHEYDELDLNVVWDTVVNSLPVLILELEKVISVDKSQ, from the coding sequence ATGGATCGCGACCTTCAATCTCTGCTTGATATGTTGCAATCTGCCCAGATTGTGATGAATTACATTGCTGGACGGACAAAAAATGAATTGGCAACTGATTTGCAATTTCAAGATGCCGTGATTCGTAGACTTTTGGTTATTGGAGAAGCATCAAACCGAATTTCTAAAGCAACTCAACAAGCTTTAACGACAATTCCCTGGATTGCGATCAATGGAATGAGAAATCGGCTTGTCCACGAATACGATGAGCTTGATCTGAATGTGGTCTGGGATACTGTTGTGAACAGCTTACCCGTTCTGATTCTAGAGCTAGAGAAAGTCATTTCAGTAGATAAATCACAGTAA
- a CDS encoding RluA family pseudouridine synthase, whose translation MIEFYVEESDIRIDRYLADQLPDLSRSRIQKLIESGHVQVNGELCQSKKAEVADGDFIQIELPEAQPLELKPEAIALDILYEDDSLIIVNKTAGMVVHPSAGHDSGTLVNALLAHCESLPGINGIQRPGIVHRLDKDTTGAIVVAKTEAAFHHLQEQFRTKTARRDYYAIVYGAPKQESGTVDQPIGRHPVDRQKQAIVPEEKGGRRAITHWKIKERLGNYTLLEFELETGRTHQIRVHSAFMGNPIVGDPLYSSGRSIGVNLPGQALHAWRLKLIHPVREEWIEAIAPLPESFTKLADVLRRRSQS comes from the coding sequence TTGATTGAATTTTACGTCGAAGAAAGTGATATTCGCATCGATCGATATCTGGCGGATCAACTGCCTGATCTGTCACGATCGCGGATTCAAAAATTAATCGAATCCGGTCACGTTCAAGTGAATGGAGAACTCTGCCAATCGAAAAAAGCAGAGGTCGCAGATGGAGATTTCATTCAGATTGAACTACCCGAAGCTCAACCGCTTGAACTCAAACCAGAAGCGATCGCATTAGACATTCTCTACGAAGACGATTCGCTGATCATCGTTAACAAAACGGCAGGTATGGTTGTGCATCCTTCAGCCGGACATGATTCAGGAACATTGGTGAATGCTTTACTAGCTCACTGTGAAAGTCTGCCCGGAATCAATGGAATTCAACGTCCAGGAATCGTGCATCGACTGGACAAAGATACAACAGGCGCGATCGTCGTTGCAAAAACAGAAGCTGCGTTTCATCATCTGCAAGAGCAATTTCGGACGAAAACAGCGCGGCGAGACTATTACGCGATCGTCTATGGCGCACCCAAGCAAGAGAGTGGAACAGTTGATCAACCGATTGGGCGGCATCCCGTCGATCGTCAAAAACAAGCGATCGTTCCCGAAGAAAAAGGCGGCAGACGCGCGATCACGCATTGGAAAATTAAAGAGCGATTGGGAAACTATACGCTGTTAGAGTTTGAGCTAGAAACAGGAAGAACCCATCAAATTCGAGTTCATAGCGCTTTTATGGGCAATCCGATTGTTGGAGATCCACTTTATAGTTCAGGACGATCGATCGGTGTGAATCTTCCAGGACAAGCTTTGCACGCTTGGCGATTGAAATTAATTCATCCGGTTCGAGAGGAATGGATTGAAGCGATCGCACCTTTGCCGGAGTCATTCACAAAGTTAGCAGACGTACTAAGACGGCGATCGCAGTCCTAA
- a CDS encoding response regulator has protein sequence MRILVIEDDELTAQALTTILTAHHYAVEVAKDGKSGLALLDSFEYDLLILDVGLPDLNGIEVCRQVRSAAPTPDKPHTPQLPILLLTAYQSPHDRALGLDAGADDYVVKPFDEEELVARIRALLRRASSTGAPMLEWGDLELNPSSCEVSYGSTPLILTPKEYGLLELFLRNSRRVFSCGNILEHLWAYDAPGEEAVRTHIKGLRQKLKAVGAPADFIETVYGIGYRLKPLSNAALLTSTIPTSVEQEVRSKLGAVWTSYKERINEQIAIIERVACESDWTLQASATRQAHTLAGALGTFGFTEGSQIARNIEQILAGCPLKPRALTQLQELLATLRRVIDVPASSSAPICPEVTPAIANLATVQLPSILVISQDRDFLDALESEFLLWNYQCTIATTAKAVIKICQNDAPSLVLLDLDCFDSIATSMALLTSLQQCCSTIPTIVLTSHNELTERLEVSRHGGRLLLQKTTPIPQVLEAVSQVLQRALPTPSKILVVDDDIALLDALTVLLSPWGLKVYTLNDPHRFWETLETVSPDVLVLDLEFPDFKGIELCQVVRNDLHWHHLPVVILTAHSESETISQVFAAGADDFVSKPIVGAELVARILNRLERVRLVRQILDTDPLTGVMNRQKSTQELEAFLRSSDRSHQSVAIAVIDVDHLRSVNAQYGHAAGDAVLRQFGHLLQQSFCSEDIVARWGGEEFVIGMYGVTREDGVQRLMQVLERLNQQALTTENGEIVHVSFSAGVAQYPEDGKDLKTLYRTADLALRQAKRLREETHSQHTISSILPAESDVVLKS, from the coding sequence ATGAGGATCCTAGTCATTGAAGATGACGAACTAACGGCTCAGGCATTGACTACGATTCTTACTGCCCACCACTATGCTGTAGAAGTCGCGAAAGATGGCAAATCCGGACTCGCACTCCTCGACAGTTTTGAATACGATCTATTAATCCTAGACGTTGGACTGCCGGACTTAAACGGGATCGAAGTTTGCCGACAAGTCCGCAGTGCAGCCCCGACCCCTGACAAACCCCACACTCCTCAACTTCCGATTCTGCTCCTCACGGCTTACCAAAGTCCTCACGATCGCGCACTTGGACTGGATGCAGGCGCGGATGATTATGTCGTAAAACCTTTTGATGAAGAAGAATTAGTCGCCAGAATCCGCGCACTGCTTCGTCGAGCGAGTTCGACAGGGGCTCCGATGCTCGAATGGGGAGATTTAGAATTAAATCCTAGCTCTTGTGAGGTCAGTTACGGTTCTACACCGTTGATCTTAACGCCAAAAGAATACGGACTCTTAGAACTCTTCTTACGCAACAGTCGCAGAGTTTTTAGCTGTGGCAATATTCTCGAACATTTATGGGCTTATGATGCGCCGGGAGAAGAAGCCGTTAGAACGCATATCAAAGGCTTGCGTCAGAAACTCAAAGCAGTGGGCGCACCTGCGGATTTTATTGAAACGGTTTATGGGATTGGATATCGGCTCAAACCTTTAAGCAATGCTGCTCTACTGACATCGACGATTCCGACTTCGGTCGAGCAAGAAGTTCGATCGAAGCTCGGAGCAGTTTGGACAAGCTATAAAGAGCGGATCAATGAACAGATTGCAATTATCGAGCGCGTTGCTTGTGAGTCTGATTGGACACTACAGGCATCAGCGACTCGACAAGCCCATACCTTAGCTGGAGCTTTGGGCACGTTTGGGTTTACAGAAGGCTCACAGATTGCTCGAAACATCGAACAAATCTTGGCAGGATGCCCCTTAAAGCCAAGAGCATTGACCCAACTGCAAGAACTGCTTGCAACGCTCCGTCGAGTCATTGATGTTCCAGCTTCGAGTTCTGCTCCGATTTGTCCAGAAGTCACTCCGGCGATCGCGAATCTAGCAACTGTTCAGTTGCCCTCTATCCTGGTCATCTCGCAGGATCGTGATTTTCTGGATGCGCTAGAGAGTGAATTTTTGTTGTGGAACTATCAATGCACGATCGCGACGACTGCGAAAGCGGTAATCAAGATTTGCCAAAATGATGCTCCTAGCCTTGTTCTCCTCGATCTCGACTGTTTTGATTCAATCGCAACCAGCATGGCATTGCTGACTTCGTTGCAGCAATGCTGTTCGACGATTCCAACGATTGTCCTAACCTCGCACAATGAACTGACAGAACGCCTAGAAGTTTCCCGACATGGTGGACGGTTACTTTTACAAAAAACAACCCCGATTCCACAAGTCCTAGAGGCAGTCTCTCAAGTCCTTCAACGCGCACTACCCACACCATCGAAGATTCTAGTTGTCGATGATGACATCGCTCTCCTCGATGCTTTGACAGTCTTGCTTAGTCCTTGGGGATTGAAGGTGTATACGCTCAATGATCCGCATCGCTTTTGGGAAACTTTAGAAACGGTTTCGCCGGATGTGTTAGTGCTTGACTTAGAGTTTCCTGATTTTAAGGGGATTGAACTCTGTCAAGTCGTGCGGAACGATTTGCATTGGCATCACCTACCCGTTGTGATTCTGACTGCTCATTCAGAATCAGAAACGATCTCTCAAGTCTTTGCTGCGGGTGCGGATGATTTTGTTAGTAAACCGATCGTGGGTGCAGAACTGGTCGCCAGGATTCTCAATCGGTTAGAGCGGGTCAGACTCGTTCGACAAATTTTAGACACTGACCCGCTGACGGGCGTAATGAATCGGCAGAAATCAACGCAGGAACTAGAAGCATTTTTACGATCGTCGGATCGCTCTCACCAATCTGTCGCGATCGCGGTAATTGATGTCGATCATTTACGCAGTGTCAATGCCCAATATGGTCATGCCGCAGGCGATGCGGTCTTGCGACAGTTTGGGCATTTACTCCAGCAATCGTTCTGTAGCGAGGACATTGTTGCACGCTGGGGTGGAGAAGAGTTTGTGATTGGCATGTATGGCGTAACGCGCGAAGATGGTGTGCAACGCTTGATGCAAGTGCTAGAGCGATTGAATCAGCAAGCCTTAACGACCGAGAACGGAGAAATCGTACATGTGAGCTTTAGTGCTGGAGTGGCACAATATCCCGAAGATGGCAAAGACTTAAAAACTCTCTATCGCACAGCAGATTTAGCGCTGCGTCAAGCGAAACGCTTGCGAGAGGAAACCCATTCTCAGCATACGATTAGCTCAATTCTCCCAGCCGAATCGGATGTCGTTTTAAAGTCTTGA
- a CDS encoding nucleotidyltransferase family protein yields MIAIELPMEKIAEFCDRWQVIEFALFGSVLREDFRSDSDIDVMVQFHPDAHPTLFDLTYMENELKTLFHRDVDLVTRHGIETSRNYLRRNAILSSAQIIYGSRPSISA; encoded by the coding sequence ATGATTGCGATCGAGCTACCAATGGAGAAAATTGCTGAGTTTTGCGATCGCTGGCAAGTGATTGAATTCGCTCTGTTTGGTTCCGTTCTACGGGAAGATTTTCGCTCAGATAGCGATATTGACGTAATGGTGCAATTTCATCCAGATGCTCATCCGACTCTATTTGACTTAACTTATATGGAGAACGAGCTAAAAACCCTTTTTCATCGAGACGTTGATTTAGTCACTCGTCACGGGATTGAAACGAGTCGCAACTACTTGCGTCGAAATGCCATTCTCTCGTCTGCTCAAATTATTTATGGATCGCGACCTTCAATCTCTGCTTGA
- a CDS encoding GerMN domain-containing protein, which produces MKLQIPRSPHPDVIAGLSLLLALTGGTAWIIWQTNHPRLVIQSQPSTQIEQSANTVPSTGPHSTAKAQPTSKTPISSAPTAPKRVPSGEETVTQPIFEPPAQVYWLQARGQQIEMVPVAMSRVPQRTETATLTEALNYLFTHPKLDRLDSTIPKGTRLLSLQIKPDGIHLNLSQEFTQGGGSTSMIYRVAQVLYTATSLDPQAKVYLSVEGKPLNEDNPLGGEGLILRQPLTRQQFVNDYLTQE; this is translated from the coding sequence ATGAAACTTCAGATCCCTCGTTCCCCTCATCCTGATGTCATTGCTGGATTATCGCTGCTTTTAGCTTTAACCGGAGGCACGGCTTGGATCATCTGGCAAACGAACCATCCTCGCTTGGTGATACAGTCTCAACCCTCGACTCAGATCGAGCAATCTGCAAACACAGTTCCGAGTACAGGTCCACACTCGACAGCAAAAGCTCAGCCAACCTCAAAGACTCCAATTTCCTCTGCGCCTACTGCACCGAAACGGGTTCCATCTGGGGAAGAAACGGTCACCCAACCGATCTTTGAGCCTCCTGCTCAAGTTTATTGGCTACAAGCTAGAGGACAACAGATTGAGATGGTTCCAGTTGCCATGTCGCGCGTTCCTCAACGAACTGAAACTGCTACCCTGACTGAAGCACTCAATTATCTCTTCACGCATCCGAAGCTCGATCGCTTAGACAGTACGATTCCCAAAGGAACCCGATTGTTAAGCTTGCAGATCAAACCGGATGGCATTCATCTCAACCTGTCGCAAGAATTTACACAAGGCGGTGGCAGTACTTCGATGATCTATCGAGTCGCACAAGTGCTTTATACGGCAACCAGTCTTGATCCACAAGCCAAAGTGTACTTGTCTGTAGAAGGGAAACCATTGAATGAAGACAATCCGCTAGGCGGCGAAGGTTTAATCTTGCGACAACCGCTAACTCGTCAACAATTTGTCAACGATTACTTAACTCAGGAGTAA
- a CDS encoding phytoene desaturase family protein yields MTTDYLIVGSGLSALVFAALMANSGKKVQLLEAHEYPGGFGHTFTLAKKYRFNAQLHYVWDCGEGQTVNRVLKKLGLDQDVTFNRYDPDGFDHMRMPGYKLNIPSDPQELIRRLSALFPEATDQIRRFVLEVEKTSAGLKRLSPPINPVELLQHSGEVFSTVLYLNSTLQDVFDKFKLPKEAQTLLALQWQDFLLPPNQLSFYAWVILFTGYQNGAFYPVQHFEHVINSLVKVIEANGGEVLLNQEVTNFRLQDNAVIGVQTFDRVTHQLHEFTGNTIVCNIDPKKAAKMIGEEKFSRSIRQKLNYDYSPSNYMAYCVVKDLDLRDYGFGRWNTFHTEHPDLNEAFYEMYEKNDFSRPSFAITTPTLMSDTHRDCPEDCQIVEFLTVANYEYFRKLKESDRKAYYQKKEEILDSILDVVEQYYVPNFREHIVFKVTGSPTTNERFCGCPQGNSYGSSLTPKNMTLGRLNHETSLKNFYFCNASSGYPGFAPTFWTGALLYQRLSGDVILSKG; encoded by the coding sequence ATGACTACGGATTATCTGATTGTGGGCAGTGGTTTATCCGCATTGGTCTTTGCAGCTTTAATGGCAAACTCTGGCAAAAAAGTGCAGCTTTTAGAAGCTCATGAGTATCCAGGCGGATTTGGGCATACGTTTACGTTAGCCAAGAAGTATCGTTTTAATGCCCAGTTGCATTATGTTTGGGACTGTGGAGAAGGGCAAACCGTCAATCGAGTCTTAAAAAAACTAGGCTTAGATCAGGATGTCACCTTCAATCGATACGATCCCGATGGATTCGACCACATGCGGATGCCTGGTTACAAGCTAAACATTCCTTCAGACCCGCAAGAACTGATTCGTAGATTATCAGCCCTTTTCCCTGAAGCAACCGATCAAATTCGTCGGTTTGTTTTAGAAGTAGAAAAGACTAGTGCAGGCTTAAAGCGATTATCGCCACCGATCAATCCAGTTGAATTGTTACAGCATTCTGGGGAAGTGTTCTCTACAGTGCTCTATCTCAATAGTACGCTTCAGGATGTGTTTGATAAATTCAAGCTCCCGAAAGAGGCACAAACTCTACTAGCTCTGCAATGGCAAGACTTTTTACTTCCACCGAATCAACTGTCATTTTATGCTTGGGTGATTCTGTTTACAGGGTATCAAAACGGCGCATTCTACCCTGTGCAGCATTTTGAGCATGTGATCAATTCCCTCGTCAAAGTCATCGAAGCAAATGGCGGCGAAGTTTTGCTTAATCAGGAAGTTACCAATTTTAGGCTTCAGGATAATGCAGTCATTGGGGTGCAAACCTTCGATCGCGTTACGCATCAACTGCATGAATTTACAGGCAATACGATCGTGTGTAACATCGACCCGAAGAAAGCCGCCAAAATGATTGGAGAAGAGAAGTTTTCGCGATCGATTCGGCAAAAACTGAACTATGACTATTCGCCTTCAAACTACATGGCGTACTGTGTGGTGAAAGATTTAGATTTGCGAGACTATGGCTTTGGAAGATGGAATACATTTCACACGGAGCATCCAGACTTAAACGAAGCTTTCTATGAGATGTATGAGAAGAATGATTTTTCTCGTCCTAGCTTTGCGATTACAACACCCACATTGATGAGCGACACACACCGAGATTGCCCGGAAGACTGTCAGATTGTTGAATTTCTGACGGTTGCGAACTACGAGTACTTTCGGAAGTTGAAGGAGAGCGATCGTAAAGCGTACTACCAGAAAAAAGAAGAGATCTTAGACTCGATCTTAGATGTGGTTGAGCAGTACTATGTTCCGAATTTTAGGGAGCATATCGTCTTCAAAGTAACAGGTAGCCCAACGACAAATGAACGGTTTTGTGGATGTCCTCAGGGGAACTCCTACGGCTCAAGTTTAACCCCAAAAAACATGACGCTCGGCAGACTCAATCACGAAACCTCGCTCAAGAACTTCTACTTCTGTAATGCTTCATCTGGATATCCCGGATTTGCTCCGACCTTTTGGACGGGAGCACTTTTGTATCAACGATTATCAGGCGATGTGATTTTATCGAAAGGCTAA
- a CDS encoding FAD-dependent oxidoreductase, whose amino-acid sequence MKIAIVGGGASGLVTAYLLDQQGHQVSVFERQSILGGHIRTLNQNVQPSCSDCNQVLEGGVLEFPVAFRNFLQLMQELEVELAPVQVGSALYFQNGRHFLSRGVIQQNFTGMRRAIETFNLTLLYARSIGLWRKTRRATPQSLHGKSMSEFWQRSCIQMDWLKLLSMYSYSMPFSSIDGFPAELAIPALRDYVFVDWVRIKGGVYSYIQKILERFQGEIFTNCRITEILRTPNSVRISFSDRATQVFDRVVFATPPDQVLKLLGDPTPEEIQRFANWKESYAQTLMHTDSSMYQRHGVKQFSEFDFFQTDRGWGYNAYLNQLCGISSSVQYSLAFNLESLIDPAKVLHIQQHHTPFYTVEAFRYRDEVIRTNGENNTYHAGAYLGDGLHEGAITSALRVAHRIAGIERSSSLRNQETYASP is encoded by the coding sequence ATGAAAATCGCGATCGTAGGCGGCGGAGCAAGCGGGTTAGTCACTGCCTACTTGCTCGATCAACAAGGTCATCAGGTGAGTGTTTTTGAACGTCAGTCGATTTTAGGCGGACACATTCGCACGCTCAATCAAAACGTTCAGCCTAGCTGCTCTGACTGTAATCAGGTACTAGAAGGCGGTGTACTAGAATTTCCAGTTGCTTTTCGGAACTTTCTGCAATTGATGCAAGAGCTAGAAGTAGAATTAGCGCCTGTTCAGGTAGGTTCTGCGTTGTATTTTCAGAATGGGCGGCACTTTCTATCAAGGGGTGTGATTCAGCAGAATTTTACTGGAATGCGACGCGCGATCGAGACATTCAACTTGACTCTGCTTTATGCTCGCTCAATCGGATTGTGGAGGAAGACGCGCCGTGCTACACCTCAATCACTACATGGGAAATCCATGTCTGAATTTTGGCAGAGATCGTGCATTCAAATGGATTGGCTGAAGTTGCTCAGCATGTATAGCTACTCGATGCCGTTTAGCTCGATCGATGGCTTTCCCGCAGAGCTAGCAATTCCAGCGCTACGAGATTATGTGTTTGTTGATTGGGTGAGAATTAAAGGCGGTGTTTATTCTTATATTCAAAAAATCTTAGAGCGTTTTCAGGGCGAGATCTTCACCAATTGCAGAATTACAGAGATTCTCAGAACACCCAATAGCGTCAGAATTTCGTTCAGCGATCGAGCAACACAGGTCTTTGATAGAGTCGTGTTTGCAACGCCGCCTGATCAAGTCTTGAAATTACTGGGTGATCCAACGCCAGAAGAAATTCAACGGTTTGCGAATTGGAAAGAGAGCTATGCTCAAACCCTGATGCACACAGATAGTTCAATGTATCAACGGCATGGGGTGAAGCAATTTTCAGAATTTGATTTCTTTCAAACTGACCGAGGATGGGGATATAACGCTTATCTCAATCAACTCTGCGGCATCTCCTCATCGGTGCAGTATAGCTTAGCGTTTAATCTGGAGAGTTTGATTGATCCTGCGAAGGTGCTACATATTCAACAGCACCATACTCCGTTCTATACGGTAGAAGCTTTTCGATACAGAGATGAGGTCATCCGCACTAATGGAGAAAACAATACGTATCATGCTGGCGCATACCTTGGGGATGGTTTGCATGAGGGAGCCATTACTTCAGCGCTGCGAGTTGCACATCGGATAGCGGGAATTGAGCGATCGTCAAGTTTGCGAAATCAGGAAACTTATGCAAGCCCATAA
- a CDS encoding Hsp20/alpha crystallin family protein yields the protein MSLIHWQPLKDLETLRHQMNQMFDTWTHHDTGGAPGRGMTWTPAIELKQTETDIVLKAEVPGVDAKDLDVQVTENAVSIAGSHHAEERTETEGMVHCELRYGQFQRWVPLPTPVHYEQAKADFKNGILTLTLPKLEPTQQPVFKVNLEDKLRTTATQNRLDDEHRQQTAHRRAEDALETMSEGDLDQAVRETVTQDRQHEEHRQDAVHMRAKSEG from the coding sequence ATGTCGCTGATTCATTGGCAACCGCTGAAAGATTTGGAAACTCTGCGTCATCAGATGAATCAGATGTTTGATACGTGGACGCATCATGACACGGGAGGTGCACCGGGACGTGGAATGACTTGGACACCTGCGATCGAGCTAAAACAAACCGAAACTGATATTGTTCTCAAAGCAGAAGTCCCAGGTGTGGACGCGAAAGATTTAGATGTTCAAGTGACCGAGAATGCTGTGTCGATCGCGGGCAGCCATCACGCTGAAGAACGAACTGAAACAGAAGGCATGGTTCACTGTGAGTTGCGTTATGGTCAGTTTCAGCGTTGGGTTCCACTACCAACACCTGTCCACTATGAGCAAGCTAAAGCAGACTTCAAGAATGGCATTCTTACTTTGACCTTGCCGAAACTTGAACCCACTCAGCAACCTGTGTTCAAAGTAAATCTAGAAGACAAGCTGCGAACTACAGCCACCCAAAATCGTCTCGATGATGAACATCGTCAGCAGACCGCGCATCGCCGAGCGGAAGATGCGCTGGAAACGATGTCGGAAGGCGATTTGGATCAAGCCGTTCGAGAAACTGTGACTCAGGATCGACAACACGAAGAACATCGGCAAGACGCTGTTCATATGCGAGCAAAGAGCGAAGGCTAA
- the ybaK gene encoding Cys-tRNA(Pro) deacylase, whose product MIKPLKFLVMKTNAVRVLDNLGISYELKEYEVDPDDLAAESVAKKIGLPPEQVFKTLVARGDRNGICLAVIGGDMQLDLKALAKLTGDRKIETVALKEVQPLTGYIRGGVTALACKKDYPVYVDELIELFDTISISAGMRGLQILLAPSDYLRAVKGTLGAIAQDKPAT is encoded by the coding sequence ATGATCAAGCCTCTCAAATTTTTGGTGATGAAGACGAATGCGGTTCGAGTTCTAGATAACTTAGGAATCTCTTACGAACTCAAAGAATACGAAGTTGATCCAGATGATTTGGCAGCAGAATCGGTTGCCAAAAAGATTGGGTTGCCTCCAGAACAAGTGTTCAAAACGTTAGTCGCGCGCGGGGATAGAAATGGCATTTGTCTTGCCGTCATTGGGGGCGATATGCAGCTTGACCTGAAGGCACTGGCAAAATTAACGGGCGATCGCAAAATTGAAACTGTCGCACTCAAAGAAGTTCAACCTCTCACAGGTTACATTCGCGGCGGAGTCACGGCACTCGCTTGTAAGAAGGATTACCCCGTTTATGTCGATGAATTGATTGAACTGTTTGACACGATTTCGATTTCGGCAGGAATGCGCGGATTGCAGATTTTATTAGCGCCGAGCGATTATCTTCGGGCGGTAAAGGGGACGTTGGGAGCAATTGCACAAGACAAACCGGCAACTTAA
- a CDS encoding glycosyltransferase family 2 protein, which produces MISSELSIALPVTVQPDVSIVVPIYNEVESIPRLLDAIGTSASNAGLSYEIICVDDGSRDGSDALLKQQAQLRSDLKAVILRRNYGQTPAMAAGFGQARGKVIITLDGDLQNDPSDIPNLLQKLDEGYDLVSGWRKNRQDASLTRVLPSKIANWLIGKVTGVQLHDYGCSLKAYRSELVADMNLYGELHRFLPALAFIEGARIAEIPVKHHARQFGQSKYGLDRTFRVVMDLLTVSFMRKFLTRPMHVFGLFGLASLVAGLSIGFYLALIKIGFGEDIGQRPLLILAVVLFLAGLNLFSFGLLAEISMRTYHESQGRPIYRIREIVGREE; this is translated from the coding sequence ATGATTTCTAGTGAATTGTCGATCGCGCTACCCGTAACTGTTCAACCTGATGTGTCGATCGTCGTGCCCATTTATAACGAGGTTGAGAGCATTCCGAGACTGCTAGACGCGATCGGGACAAGTGCGAGCAATGCAGGATTAAGCTACGAAATTATCTGCGTTGATGATGGGTCTAGAGATGGTTCGGATGCACTCTTAAAACAGCAGGCGCAACTGCGGAGTGATTTGAAAGCGGTGATTCTGCGGCGAAATTATGGACAAACTCCGGCAATGGCAGCCGGATTTGGGCAGGCGCGGGGTAAAGTGATTATTACTTTGGATGGTGATTTACAGAACGATCCAAGTGATATTCCGAATCTTTTGCAGAAGCTTGATGAAGGATACGATTTGGTCAGTGGTTGGCGAAAAAATCGCCAAGATGCCTCTTTGACTCGCGTTTTACCCTCGAAGATTGCAAACTGGCTGATTGGCAAGGTGACAGGCGTACAACTGCATGATTACGGCTGTTCCTTAAAAGCGTATCGCTCTGAACTGGTTGCCGATATGAATCTCTACGGTGAATTGCATCGGTTCTTGCCTGCTCTCGCGTTCATTGAAGGTGCAAGAATTGCAGAAATCCCGGTGAAGCACCATGCACGGCAGTTTGGTCAAAGCAAGTATGGACTCGATCGAACATTTCGGGTTGTGATGGATTTGCTGACGGTTTCGTTTATGCGGAAGTTTTTGACCCGTCCAATGCATGTGTTTGGTTTGTTTGGATTAGCTTCGTTGGTTGCGGGACTCTCGATCGGGTTTTATTTAGCATTGATCAAAATTGGCTTTGGCGAAGATATTGGACAGCGCCCGCTCTTGATTTTGGCAGTGGTGCTCTTTCTAGCAGGCTTAAATCTGTTTAGTTTTGGCTTACTCGCTGAGATTTCAATGCGAACCTACCACGAATCGCAAGGTCGCCCGATTTATCGAATCCGGGAGATTGTGGGACGCGAAGAGTAG